The nucleotide window TCCACTTTTAGTTCTTTTACTTGGTCATACATCTCTTTTACCGACTGGCGGTTATACTGGACATATTTTTTTACTCCTGAATACCTGTAGGCATAGTCATCATGGCTGTAGCGCATATCGGGCATATATATGTCCACCAGCCCCTTGAGCATATTTATAATTTCAGGCTTATCATAGCCCCCTGTATTGTAAACGATAGGTATGTTCAATCCTTTATTTCTGGCCAGTGACAATGCTTCTACTATTTGCGGCACCCATATGGTGGGTGAAACCAAATTTATATTGTGGCAACCCTGATGCTGTAATTTAATCATAGCCTCTGCCAGTTTGGGTATGGGAACTTCCTTACCCTGATGCTGCTGGCTTATCTGATAGTTCTGGCAATAAATACAGCCCATATTGCAATAAGAGAAGAAAATAGTGCCTGAGCCATTGTTGCCGGATATGGGGGGTTCTTCCCCAAAATGGGCCATGGCTGCTGATATTACCGGTACATGGGGTGCTTGGCAGTAGCCAGTTTTTTTAGAAGTTCTGTCTATCCTGCATTCATGGGGGCATAGCCGGCAATGTCTAAGCATTTTATTTAGATTTAATTCTGTTTTATTCCTGTCCATGGAATAAAAATATATT belongs to Actinomycetota bacterium and includes:
- a CDS encoding radical SAM protein encodes the protein MLRHCRLCPHECRIDRTSKKTGYCQAPHVPVISAAMAHFGEEPPISGNNGSGTIFFSYCNMGCIYCQNYQISQQHQGKEVPIPKLAEAMIKLQHQGCHNINLVSPTIWVPQIVEALSLARNKGLNIPIVYNTGGYDKPEIINMLKGLVDIYMPDMRYSHDDYAYRYSGVKKYVQYNRQSVKEMYDQVKELKVDSQGIAVKGLIIRLLVLPNNIGGLTETINFIKNELSPHIPLSIMSQYHPVYKARNFSQLSRGITASEYNSVVDYAQKLGFKHGYIQDYTGLNTDNDPFLPDFNQKEVFGCSKK